One genomic segment of Ctenopharyngodon idella isolate HZGC_01 chromosome 7, HZGC01, whole genome shotgun sequence includes these proteins:
- the acp2 gene encoding lysosomal acid phosphatase isoform X1, translating into MDSCFLIVVFVFAFSLSSGERTLKFVTVLYRHGDRSPIKAYPTDPYKESDWPQGFGQLSQEGMKQHYELGQFLKKRYRGFLSEDYDRHEIFIRSTDVDRTLMSAEANLAGLFPPNSSEEFNPGLNWQPIPVHTVPVDKEKLLSFPLEDCPRYTQLMNETEKSDIFLNMTAIYKAFIEMVRNKTGLETTSLESIWSVYDTLFCEAKHGKKPPGWVTPDVMETLKVLKNFGFQILFGVYKRKEKCRLQGGLLLKQIIKNLSIAAAPDSKEKVKMMVYSAHDTTVVALQEALNVFNGLQPPYASCHLIELHQEENGTFSVEMFYRNDSAVSEPYAVSIPGCSQSCPLQDFVNLTRDVIPQDRIKECQIKKEATGTEVIIGLAVCGCLLFLLVLLLFVVLCRQKDPMASYSHVINESDS; encoded by the exons ATGGATTCTTGTTTTCTGATCGTCGTGTTTGTCTTCGCTTTCAGTCTTTCCAGTGGAGAGAGGACGCTCAAGTTTGTCACTGTG CTCTATCGTCATGGCGACAGATCTCCAATCAAGGCCTATCCAACTGATCCCTACAAGGAGAGTGACTGGCCCCAGGGTTTTGGACAGCTCTCTCAG GAGGGAATGAAGCAGCACTATGAACTAGGTCAGTTTTTAAAGAAACGCTACAGAGGATTCCTGAGTGAGGACTATGACCGGCATGAG ATATTCATCAGAAGTACAGATGTTGACCGGACTCTGATGAGTGCAGAAGCTAACCTGGCTGGCCTGTTCCCACCTAACAGTTCTGAGGAGTTTAATCCAGGTTTGAATTGGCAGCCGATACCTGTTCACACTGTCCCAGTGGATAAAGAGAAG CTGCTCTCATTCCCGCTAGAAGACTGTCCACGTTACACACAGCTCATGAATGAGACTGAAAAATCAGACATTTTTCTTAACATGACTGCCATTTACAAG GCATTTATAGAAATGGTGAGAAATAAAACAGGACTGGAGACGACCTCCCTTGAGTCTATTTGGAGTGTCTATGACACATTGTTCTGTGAG GCAAAACATGGGAAGAAACCACCTGGCTGGGTGACTCCAGATGTAATGGAAACTCTGAAGGTGCTGAAGAACTTTGGTTTTCAGATTCTGTTTGGAGTCTATAAGAGAAAGGAGAAGTGCAGACTTCAGGGAG GCCTCCTGTTAAAGCAGATCATTAAGAATCTCTCAATTGCTGCAGCTCCAGACTCTAAAGAAAAAGTGAAGATGATGGTATACTCAGCT CATGACACAACAGTTGTAGCTCTGCAGGAAGCCCTGAATGTCTTTAATGGCCTGCAGCCACCTTATGCCTCGTGTCATTTAATTGAACTTCACCAGGAAGAGAACGG GACGTTTTCAGTGGAGATGTTTTATCGCAATGACAGTGCCGTGTCTGAGCCATACGCTGTGTCTATACCGGGCTGTTCCCAGTCCTGCCCCCTACAGGACTTTGTGAACCTCACACGTGATGTCATACCACAAGACAGGATTAAAGAGTGTCAGATAAAGAAAGAAGCCACGGGCACTG AGGTCATCATCGGGCTGGCTGTGTGTGGATGTCTGCTCTTTCTGCTGGTACTACTGCTGTTTGTAGTGCTATGCCGTCAAAAAGACCCGATGGCTAGCTACAGTCATGTCATAAATGAGAGCGACTCCTGA
- the acp2 gene encoding lysosomal acid phosphatase isoform X2 yields the protein MSAEANLAGLFPPNSSEEFNPGLNWQPIPVHTVPVDKEKLLSFPLEDCPRYTQLMNETEKSDIFLNMTAIYKAFIEMVRNKTGLETTSLESIWSVYDTLFCEAKHGKKPPGWVTPDVMETLKVLKNFGFQILFGVYKRKEKCRLQGGLLLKQIIKNLSIAAAPDSKEKVKMMVYSAHDTTVVALQEALNVFNGLQPPYASCHLIELHQEENGTFSVEMFYRNDSAVSEPYAVSIPGCSQSCPLQDFVNLTRDVIPQDRIKECQIKKEATGTEVIIGLAVCGCLLFLLVLLLFVVLCRQKDPMASYSHVINESDS from the exons ATGAGTGCAGAAGCTAACCTGGCTGGCCTGTTCCCACCTAACAGTTCTGAGGAGTTTAATCCAGGTTTGAATTGGCAGCCGATACCTGTTCACACTGTCCCAGTGGATAAAGAGAAG CTGCTCTCATTCCCGCTAGAAGACTGTCCACGTTACACACAGCTCATGAATGAGACTGAAAAATCAGACATTTTTCTTAACATGACTGCCATTTACAAG GCATTTATAGAAATGGTGAGAAATAAAACAGGACTGGAGACGACCTCCCTTGAGTCTATTTGGAGTGTCTATGACACATTGTTCTGTGAG GCAAAACATGGGAAGAAACCACCTGGCTGGGTGACTCCAGATGTAATGGAAACTCTGAAGGTGCTGAAGAACTTTGGTTTTCAGATTCTGTTTGGAGTCTATAAGAGAAAGGAGAAGTGCAGACTTCAGGGAG GCCTCCTGTTAAAGCAGATCATTAAGAATCTCTCAATTGCTGCAGCTCCAGACTCTAAAGAAAAAGTGAAGATGATGGTATACTCAGCT CATGACACAACAGTTGTAGCTCTGCAGGAAGCCCTGAATGTCTTTAATGGCCTGCAGCCACCTTATGCCTCGTGTCATTTAATTGAACTTCACCAGGAAGAGAACGG GACGTTTTCAGTGGAGATGTTTTATCGCAATGACAGTGCCGTGTCTGAGCCATACGCTGTGTCTATACCGGGCTGTTCCCAGTCCTGCCCCCTACAGGACTTTGTGAACCTCACACGTGATGTCATACCACAAGACAGGATTAAAGAGTGTCAGATAAAGAAAGAAGCCACGGGCACTG AGGTCATCATCGGGCTGGCTGTGTGTGGATGTCTGCTCTTTCTGCTGGTACTACTGCTGTTTGTAGTGCTATGCCGTCAAAAAGACCCGATGGCTAGCTACAGTCATGTCATAAATGAGAGCGACTCCTGA
- the snx1b gene encoding sorting nexin-1 gives MSSSCGRNPPPFPDNEDQEAELDSRALDSDEYDDEGEDIFTGARSKPITPTSPPDEGDIFSEEGSYIRTDVHHATNGLHSDEELDLFTEATVELTLTNTTSQGRREIIGPTASACNTTHVPNSILKPSIVAKTMEELEEEESGDQFELNIAVTNPEKIGDGMNAYMSYKVSTQTTLPMFHNKTFTVRRRFSDFLGLYEKMLAKHSLLGCIIPPPPQKSVVGMTKVKVGKEDSSSAEFVEKRRAALERYLQRVVAHPSLLQDPDVREFLERDELPRAVNTQTLSGPGLLKMINRASDAVNKMTIKMNESDNWFESKLQEVENEEQLLRRLHAAVDSLVNHRKELCSNTAVFSKSVAMLGSVEENSALSRALSQLAEVEDKMEQLHQQQAFSDFFILAELLADYVRLLGAVRCCFEQRMKVWQRLQEAQSTLQKKREAEAKLLWANKPEKLQQAKDDINEWESKVSQYERDLERVTCTVRKEVLRFEKEKARDFKQHVVKYLESLLHTQHRLVKCWEAFLPEAKAIA, from the exons ATGTCAAGCAGTTGCGGGCGGAATCCTCCTCCTTTCCCTGATAATGAAGATCAGGAGGCTGAATTAGACAGTCGTGCGCTGGACAGCGACGAGTATGATGATGAAGGCGAGGACATATTCACCGGCGCGAGA AGTAAACCGATCACACCGACATCACCTCCTGATGAGGGCGATATCTTCAGTGAGGAGGGCTCTTACATCAGGACCGATGTCCATCACGCCACTAATGGCCTTCACTCTGATGAAGAGCTGGATCTGTTCACTG AGGCCACTGTCGAGCTGACACTCACCAACACCACTAGTCAAGGCAGGAGAGAGATTATTGGTCCGACCGCATCGGCTTGCAACACCACACATGTCCCTAATTCCATACTCAAACCCAGCATTGTCGCCAAGACCATGGAGGAG TTGGAGGAGGAAGAGAGTGGAGACCAGTTTGAGCTGAACATTGCAGTCACAAACCCTGAGAAAATTG GAGATGGCATGAATGCCTATATGTCGTACAAAGTTTCGACTCAG ACAACACTGCCCATGTTTCATAATAAGACGTTCACAGTGCGTCGACGTTTTAGTGATTTCCTGGGACTTTATGAGAAGATGTTGGCCAAACACTCCTTGCTGGGCTGCATCATCCCACCTCCACCTCAGAAGAGCGTAGTGG GGATGACTAAAGTAAAGGTAGGGAAGGAGGATTCGTCCTCAGCGGAGTTCGTGGAAAAGAGACGAGCAGCACTGGAGAG GTATCTACAGAGAGTAGTGGCCCATCCATCTCTGTTGCAGGACCCGGATGTTCGAGAGTTTTTAGAGAGAGATGAG ttgCCCAGGGCAGTAAATACTCAGACTTTGAGTGGACCTGGCCTGCTAAAGATGATAAACAGAGCGTCGGATGCAGTAAATAAGATGaccataaaaatgaatgaatcagatAAT TGGTTTGAGAGTAAGCTGCAGGAGGTGGAGAATGAAGAGCAGCTGTTAAGGAGGCTGCATGCTGCTGTTGACTCATTAGTAAACCACAGGAAAG AGTTGTGTAGTAACACAGCAGTGTTTAGTAAGAGTGTGGCCATGCTGGGCAGTGTGGAGGAGAACTCTGCATTGTCTCGGGCGCTGTCACAGCTGGCGGAGGTGGAGGATAAGATGGAGCAGCTGCATCAGCAACAGGCCTTCAGTGATTTCTTCATCCTCGCTGAGCTTCTGGCCGACTACGTCAGACTGCTGGGGGCTGTGAGG TGCTGTTTTGAGCAGAGGATGAAAGTGTGGCAGCGGCTGCAGGAAGCTCAGAGCACGCTGCAGAAGAAACGAGAGGCTGAGGCCAAACTGCTCTGGGCGAACAAACCCGAGAAACTGCAGCAAGCTAAAGATGACATAAATGAG TGGGAGTCTAAAGTCAGTCAGTATGAGAGAGATTTAGAAAGAGTCACCTGTACTGTGCGCAAAGAAGTGCTCAGATTCGAG AAAGAGAAAGCCAGAGATTTCAAACAGCACGTAGTGAAATACCTGGAGTCCCTTCTTCACACACAGCATCGG CTGGTGAAGTGTTGGGAGGCCTTCCTGCCTGAGGCCAAAGCCATCGCCTGA
- the slc8b1 gene encoding mitochondrial sodium/calcium exchanger protein, with product MRSMLLVLFCTVALQWDRVSCQSNTQHLVPVGNVWSSARPADVTLNRNGDECDMVMNLSASQRCEFVKNTPDCTSDEGFIKYPWVTFCLFPPNLLPLVITLYVIWLFVLFLILGLIASDFFCPNLSAISSSLRLTHNVAGVTFLALGNGAPDVFSAMAAFSHPQTAGLAVGALFGAGIFVTTVVAGSIALVKPFTVASRPFLRDVIFYMVAVFWTFMILYKGHISLGEALGYLGLYVVYVLTVIVSAYVYNRQKHQLNGSAQSSGREQGEILPSDSYRETGSIQGSIQAHDGEEYEPLLPYNQSTAQIFLNAINPVDSRTWRRRHWSAKVLKVIKVPVEVLLLLTVPVVDTDKEDHNWKRPLNCLHIITGPLVCVLTFQSGKYGLYLIEGEFPIWLLTVCIGVFLSAIVFFTTTNSHPPRYHFLYSLLGFVVSALWISTVASEIVSVLHLLGVVLRLSNTVLGLTLLAWGNSIGDCFADITIARRGYPRMAISACFGGIIFNMLFGVGLGCLLQMFQNNNIVTLEPEGVLCWVLSGALGLSLVFSFIAVPLQCFHLNRVYGFFLLIFYIVFLIVALLTEFRIIQF from the exons ATGCGTTCTATgcttttagttttgttttgcacCGTTGCTCTGCAATGGGATCGTGTCAGCTGTCAGTCCAATACACAACACCTCGTTCCTGTTGGGAATGTCTGGAGTTCAGCCAGACCAGCAGACGTTACACTGAACCGCAATGGAGACGAG TGTGATATGGTGATGAACCTGTCTGCCAGTCAGAGATGTGAGTTTGTGAAGAATACCCCGGACTGTACTTCAGATGAAGGGTTCATCAAATACCCTTGGGTCACCTTCTGCCTGTTCCCACCTAATCTGTTGCCCCTAGTCATCACACTCTAT GTAATCtggctgtttgttttgttcctcaTTCTTGGGCTGATTGCATCAGACTT tttctGCCCAAATCTTTCCGCCATTTCCTCCTCACTAAGACTGACTCATAATGTGGCC GGAGTAACATTCCTGGCACTTGGAAATGGGGCTCCAGATGTCTTCAGTGCCATGGCTGCTTTCTCTCACCCTCAAACTGCTGGTCTTGCCGTTGGAGCACTGTTTG gGGCGGGAATCTTTGTTACAACAGTGGTAGCTGGAAGCATTGCTCTGGTTAAACCCTTCACTGTGGCATCCCGTCCATTCCTTCGTGATGTCATTTTCTACATGGTGGCTGTGTTTTGGACCTTCATGATCCTATACAAAGGCCATATTTCCTTGGGAGAAGCCCTGG GTTATCTGGGGCTGTATGTTGTATATGTTTTGACTGTGATTGTGAGTGCATATGTTTACAATCGTCAGAAGCATCAGCTAAATGGATCGGCTCAGAGCTCAGGCAGAGAACAGG GAGAGATTCTCCCATCTGATTCATATAGAGAAACTGGCAGCATACAAGGCAGCATACAAGCACACG ATGGAGAAGAATATGAGCCTTTGCTGCCTTACAATCAATCTACTGCTCAGATCTTCCTTAATGCTATTAATCCGGTGGACAGTCGGACCTGGAGGAGACGGCACTGGAGTGCCAAAGTCCTCAAAGTGATCAAG GTGCCTGTAGAAGTGCTTTTATTGTTGACAGTTCCTGTGGTGGACACAGATAAGGAGGATCACAACTGGAAACGCCCCCTTAACTGTCTGCACATAATCACTGGGCCTCTGGTGTGTGTCCTCACATTCCAGTCTGGAAAGT ATGGCTTATACCTCATTGAAGGAGAATTTCCAATTTGGTTACTTACAGTCTGCATTGGAGTCTTCCTCTCGGCCATTGTCTTCTTCACTACCACAAATAGTCATCCTCCGAGATACCACTTT CTTTATTCACTGCTAGGTTTTGTGGTCAGTGCGCTGTGGATCAGCACTGTGGCGTCTGAGATTGTCAGTGTGCTGCACCTGCTGGGGGTTGTTCTCAGGCTCAGCAACACTGTACTGGGACTCACCTTGTTAGCCTGGGGCAACAGCATTGGAG ATTGCTTTGCAGACATTACTATAGCCCGTCGGGGATACCCACGGATGGCCATCTCAGCCTGTTTTGGGGGCATTATCTTTA ATATGCTGTTTGGTGTGGGTCTGGGATGCCTGCTGCAAATGTTTCAGAATAATAACATTGTGACA CTGGAACCAGAGGGGGTGCTGTGCTGGGTTCTCTCAGGAGCGCTGGGTCTGTCTCTGGTCTTCTCCTTCATAGCGGTTCCTCTTCAGTGTTTCCACCTGAACCGAGTCTATGGCTTTTTTCTACTGATCTTCTACATTGTCTTCCTCATCGTCGCCCTCCTCACTGAGTTTAGAATTATCCAATTCTGA